TGAGTTTTTATGGGTTTTACCTATCTTCTCATGGGCCAACTAGTTTTGGACTAATTGGGTTGATGGGTATGCCTTAGGCTGGTACAAGAAGCGTAGAGCGGGTATCATACACACACAGAGCAAGTAAATTCTTTTTGATATCcaaaagttattattaatgtCATCTTGGTAcctcaataattataaatgactcAATTGTTACCCCACTCTCACCATTCTTAACcttagatattaaaataaaaataattaatctaccaatttttttaccaaattccaattaatttattttctctatatatgaaccagtttttcaatttatatatttgattaatatacaTGACAATactactttcttttttttgttatgtccactaactttatttataaatatttgtaagataattcattatttagtaattaattatactaaattataatCCAAGGCATATTGCAACCTTGAAGAAAAGTCAActttcactttaattttttgaaaatttataatataaactCCTGAATCTAGACGTAAGTTTTTgcaatcatattttaatatatccattaaatacaaacaaataCCTTCAACaatgaataaaaaacttatgtcctatttttattatattacttagaACAAAATTACTACTTTAAATCTTTGATTGGATTTACATGACTATTATATAAGTTATTTCAtaatgatttctttttataaatattatagataaatGAGCCAAAAAGACCAATAGtaataagaaaacaatatataatatcttataaccaaatgtgaaaataaaaagataacatatattgattgatactatgcaattttctctcaagtatatttattatttattttaaaatctaagagtaaaatgatcattacataaaaataataaaaaaataaatgaaaaacatcatttaatttgatattaaaatgatattaacgATAAAATTCAAGTactaattgaattatttgtaaatatgCAAGTACCAAAATGacattaatgataaaatttgggtaataaaataaattttaccccatatatatataaaatttatttttaagaccCTAAAAAGTTCTTTCAGTTTGATCACTCTAATTATCTAACTGTTGCTCATAGGATcttataaacttatataattttattttacccaaTATTCAAACAGCTTGTTATTGAAGTAAAAGAATAACTGATTTCTCAAAGGGTTGCAGCCTCATAATGATAAGAGATTAAGAAAGGAATAAAGCACAAGAAAGGCATCTTTGGGCAACTTCACAACCTTATAAGAGCTCAATATTGTtacttttgcttttctttgaTTAATAGCATGTACATCTCCCTAATGCCTTTTCTCCCACATCGGCATTGCTGCATTTAGAAGAATAGAATGTTTTTAAGAAAGTACATAGCCCCTATTATTCAATGATTTGACTGAGTATCTGAATCTTACAATGGAAAAGGTAGTTCAAGTGGCCCGGGCTATATTTTCCCACTAAGATAAGTGATACGATCAAAGAATCTAAATACGAGCCCGCTTGCGGTAACaaacttataatttcattATGAGTAGTTTGATTGGACTGATATGTTCGCGGAGTTTAtacttgtgatttatttttttgtattttttaaaatgcaacaatttatccctcaataacttttaaaatgaagcaatttatcttcctgtataaggaggtaaattactttattttaaaaagtataggaaataaattgctatattttttatagggaggtaatgcagttattttcaatatcacatgaggtaaattactattcaccctaatattttataataaaggGTGAGACTCCTAAGATTATATTCAAGAAGGATTGTTACGCTAGTCGTAATTTTCGTACAATTTTTTAAGcataaaaaagcaagaaaaaggaGCACATATCTGATTTTGGAATAATGCAAAGCCATATATGAAAGCATGCTTACTCATAAAAACCTATACCAAAggttgaaaaaaaatcatctcaTTCGTTAAGAATTAGTTACCAAATGCACAGATTTTGtggtaagaaaaagaaaaagaaaaatggattaaGTCATAGTATGTATATTAAAATGAAGTTTGAATCAGCTTTAGCTCATCTATACCAGGAAAAGGGAAAAGGTATGGTTTAATGCAATtagatattgaaaatgagtaaatcattcttttataaaaaataaatagcaatttatattctgtgtttaaaaaatgaagcaatttacctccctgtttaatgaagtaaattgcttcaattttaaaaacacagaGAGATAAATTGTCGTACTTTGAAAAATACAGAAGGACTGCTTGTCTATTTTTCATAACATGAGTAGGtagattgcaatttacctGAAGATTCTAAGCGCACAAAGATTGAGCCCATGTCTTGGggatattcttcttttttctttaatttgtctGGCTTGATACAGATGAACGTAGTAAGATTGaagtacaaaaattaaaatcttccTTTCCAACATCTCATGGATTCATTTCTTTCTAGAACTTCAGCACAAAGAGCTTTATACCTTCCCTCCATTTCTGTCTAAAAAATGTCTGCTGCAGCACTCTCATGTGCAGCTTCTTCAGCaaatcattcttttcttcaaacaagagagagagagagagagagagagagagaggatatgttttttatatagttaGCAGACTGCCTTTTCTCTAAACATGTTCATCTTTGCTTCAGAATGGAGTTAGAGATATCTTGAAAGCAGCCATTTCCAGGGTAACTTAACAGAGGAGCCAAGTGAGCAGAAAAGGAGCATGAAGCTGGTGGTAGAAGTCATAGATGCTCATGGTCTTGTGCCCAAAGATGGTGCAGGATCAGCAAGTCCATATGTAGAAGTCGATTTCGACAATCAGCTCAGCAGAACCAAAACTATCCCAAGAAACCTCAATCCCATTTGGAACCAGAAACTCCTCTTTGATTTCGACATAACAAAAAACTACCATCATCAACACATTGAAGTCTCTGTTTACCATGAGAGAAGACCTGTTGCAGGCAGGAACTTTATTGGAAGAGTGAGGATTTCTTGCTCGAATGTTGTTAGGAAAGGAGACGACATTTATCAGCGTTTCCAGCTAGAGTCGAAGTCTCTTTTTTCGTTTGTCAGAGGTGAAATTGGCCTTAAAATCTATATCTCACCTGAACCTGAGCCAAATTCTCTGCTCAATTTAGCACAGCCACCACCAGTACACTCTAGACCTCCCAAAGTTACAGATACAGTTCCTACTTCTCCACCTTCTCAAGCCTCTCTTGCTGATGATTCTATCAAGTCCatagaaaataatggaaaTTCTGAACTTCCTTTAGTTGAATCTGATAGCAACCAGACAGAGGCTGACTCTAGAAGTGACATTCCAACGCAAGAATCTACGAGTGAGATTGAAGAGACTGCTGAAATTAGACCAGAAACTATTCATCACGTTCACAAGAGCCAAGTCCTGCACCAACAGGGCTTTTTGTTGGGGAAGAGGGCAGAGGGAGTGCAGTTAACAATGCAGCGTCCGATTAGCTTACAAGCTCGTGCTAGCAATGAAGATGACTTTGAGGTGAAGGAAGCAAATCCCCAGCTTGGCGAGCATTGGCCGAATGGTGGAAGAGGATGGATGAGTGGTGAAAGAATGACGAACACGTTCGACCTTGTTGAGCAGGCATTCTATCTGTATGTCCGTGTAGTCAAGGCCAAAGATCTTCCACCAAGCTCCATCACTGCCAGCTGTGACCCATATGTGGAAGTGAAGCTTGGGAACTATAAAGGAAGAACGAGACATCTTGACAGGAAAACGAATCCTGAGTGGAACCAAGTATTTGCCTTCTCCAAAGAGCGGATACAGTCATCAGTTCTTGAAGTTTTTGTGAAGGATAAAGAGATGGTGGGAAGGGACGATTATCTTGGATGGGTTGTTTTTGACTTGAACGAGGTCCCAACCAGGGTGCCGCCTGACAGCCCTCTAGCGCCTCAGTGGTACCGACTGGAGGATAGGCGTGGAGACGGCAAGGTGAGGGGAGAAATCATGGTTGCAGTGTGGATGGGAACTCAAGCTGATGAGGCCTTTACCGACGCTTGGCATGCAGATGCTGCTTCCGTTTATGGGGAGGGAGTTTTCAACGTCAGGTCTAAGGTATACATCTCTCCAAAACTTTGGTACTTAAGGGTGAATGTGATTGAAGCTCAGgacatcattccaaatgatcgCAGCCGCTTGCCAGAAGTTTTTGTGAAAGTTCAGGTGGGAAATCAGGTGCTGAGAACTGGGATATGCCCGGCTCGGACAGCAAATCCTCTGTGGAATGAAGATCTAGTCTTTGTCGCTGCAGAACCGTTTGAAGAGCAGCTTGTCCTCACTGTTGAGGACCAAGTGCATCCTTCCAAAGATGAGGTATTGGGAAGAATAAGTCTACCTTTGACGGTTTTTGAGAAGAGGCTAGACCACCGGCCCCTGCATTCTCGTTGGTTCAACCTTGAAAAGTTTGGATTCGGTATGTTAGAAGCCGACAGGAGAAAGGAGCTTAAGTTTTCAAGCAGAATACACTTAAGGGTGTGTCTTGAAGGTGGATATCATGTAATGGACGAGTCGACAATGTATATAAGCGATCAACGACCAACAGCAAAGCAGCTATGGAAGCCTCCAGTGGGAGTACTTGAAGTCGGAATACTAGGTGCTCAAGGACTTCTCCCCATGAAGATGAAGGATGGGAGAGGAAGCACAGATGCCTATTGTGTAGCCAAATACGGGCAGAAATGGGTCCGAACAAGGACAATTCTGGACAACTTCAGCCCCAAATGGAACGAACAGTACACGTGGGAAGTCTATGATCCCTGCACCGTCTTAACACTGGGGGTGTTTGACAATTGCCACTTAGGAACAGAGAAGCCTGGTGCTGGTGCAGCACGAGACTTGCGCATTGGAAAAGTACGCATAAGGTTGTCGACGTTGGAAGCACACCGAGTCTACACACATTCCTATCCCCTTCTTGTTTTACACCCATCAGGCCTAAAGAAGATGGGAGAACTCCAACTAGCAGTTAGATTTACCACCCTCTCCCTGGCTCACATGATATACCTCTATGGCCGCCCTTTACTCCCCAAAATGCACTATTTACATCCTTTCACCGTCAACCAGCTTGACAGCCTAAGGTACCAGGCCATGAGCATTGTAGCTGCAAGACTTGGTCGGGCCGAACCCCCACTCAGAAAAGAAGTTGTGGAGTACATGTTGGACGTCGACTCCCACATGTGGAGCATGAGAAGAAGCAAAGCTAATTTCTTCAGGATCATGTCTCTCCTCTCCGGTATGGTATCTGTGAACCGGTGGTTTAACGACGTTTGCAACTGGAAGAACCCCATCACCTCAGTTTTAGTCCATGTCCTGTTTCTGATACTGCTCTGGTACCCGGAGCTGATACTACCAACGTTCTTCCTCTACGCATTCCTTATCGGGCTATGGAACTACAGGTACCGACCAAGGCACCCACCCCACATGGACACAAAGCTATCATGGGCCGAAGCAGTCCATCCAGACGAGCTAGATGAAGAATTCGACACATTTCCCACGTCCAGGCAACAGGATGTTGTCCGGATGAGGTACGACAGGCTGAGAAGCATTGCAGGCAGGATTCAGACAGTGGCAGGAGACATAGCAACACAGGGGGAAAGGCTTCAATCTCTGCTAAGCTGGAGGGATCCAAGAGCAACCAGCTTGTTCATTTTGTTCTGTGTTTGTGCTGCAGTGGTGCTTTACGTAACCCCGATTCATGTCGTGATTCTTGTTGCAGGACTGTATGTGCTGAGGCATCCGAGGTTCAGGAGCAAGCTACCGTCTGTTCCTAGTAATTTCTTCAGGAGATTGACTGCCAGAACAGACTGCATGCTGTGATATGGGATGATTGTCAAAGGATGCATGGTTTGGAGAATTGtgtgttgttttcttttgtaatgTTTGTTTGAGTTGATGTATGCATGCTTTTATATAGGAATTCAATAAATAGAGTAATGTGTTATTGGTTCACGGTTTGTGTTCTGTTGTcgtaattattttgttgtagtCAGTTTAAGTTGTCAGGCACGACTAAAAATGCTTGTCTTGGTTTTCTGATTACTTGCACTTCTGTATACGATGAGAAACGGAAACTTCAGACATCAAACATGCTCAACACTTTTCAGAGTTGatgtgtaaatttttattaattttggtcaAATCCAACCGATTATCTTAtctgtatatttataaaaggggtgaatagcaatttatctcactgtgatattgaaaataagcacattattccctaataaaaaaatatagcaatttacctcccttcactttttaaaatgaaacaatttacctccttatagtaaattatttcattttaaaaatcatacgggggtaaattgttatattttgaaaaatacacggagataaattgctacttgttttttcataagggggtaatttgctcatttgcgatatcacaagggggttgtttgcatttttccctttatagAAGTATGAACGCTctaaaagtttcttttttttttttatttgatttgccTAAATTAaccttataataatattatttttaagaataattatgtaaaataatacttgTAACCCATATTAGTTACTTTTTACATTTATCATTTACTCTTATGAAGTACTTTTGACATCACTCATACTTActcatattaatttcttttcacatTGAAgttatttacttatattaatctttttcaatattatattcatagtataatacatgaaaaataattaaaaaataaagtaccATTATGatataacacaaaataattaaaaaaattcatgaaaattaaaaagactAATGCGTCAATAAATTTTCCAACGTAGATATAAACGAGAATCAGTTAGATCATTtgtcatattaaaataagttagatgaaaaatgaagtttatgaaagaaaagtttattaaataaattatcatgtaaaataaatattttgaagagtAAAACAGGTTAAAAAACAAACGTGACCAATTATTTGAGGATTTAAAGTGTAACTATTCCGTacattatgtgattttttttcatttatctcTAATATTGGAGAACAAAATGTCAATACAGacgatataattttttcaacaatatatgACAAATTgcttattgttaaaaaatatatatatatatatatatataaacattttctatactattgaaaaaattgtgaGCGGAAAAAAGGTTTTCTAAAACTTTAGTATTACATACTATAGTTTGATTAATATGGTAccaataaaaatgtaataggtattgtaaaaatagttattaataattacgTCATTCAATATGTTATGACCATAGATATTAGAATTATCGACTTGgcacatattaaaatttaaataaaccaCAATTGATCAATAATACTTATTACTcttcttatttcattttattttgtaatatttatgtagtCACAATAAATTTATCCAAGATCTTTTGAGATTCAAATAAATcgaattttcttaaaaacagAGTAATcgattaataattactaaGCTAGAGCCTATATGTAAAAGGACATACTGAATTGcacaaatacaatattaataacaatatcAGATTTCATTTAATAGGAAAATATTTACTTagtgtatatttattttaattaattatgataaattaagtTAGATTTTACTttcaacaatatattatttgctATAGTTGAAAAAgttaacttataaaataattgataattgattacataaaagtatattatactctctactaggaaaaaaaatacaagtttgaAGTTTTATGCAATTGCAAATTAATGAAACAAATGCAATGAGCTTCTAaaggtttgattttttttttatatattttaaataaattttgtatgaaaaattaaattttaattactattcAAGAGCATTTCATATATAGAGATCAacttaaaactttaaaaaaaaaattctaacaatCTTTTCAAATGCAATCATCCAAATCAAATAAACTATcaagtaaatttataattttgaaactttagGTAACTCAAGTGAAAGATATATAATGGATTTATAATCACGAACTTCTTTTTAtgatgtatattttcttcccgagtttgaaaatataactatTGTCAAGTATctaagttaaatattaaacatttgttagttttgtatgtatatttacTAAGGAAACTtgtattcttaaaaaaataaacaaataattcttgaataaatatttgtcaagGTCTTATTTatggccaaaatatttatcatatttagtCATGACTAAAGTACTTGCCATTATTTTAACTATAACTAATGTTTTGGTCTCGCCTACTAAAACTACGGTTAATAGTCgttgtataattattcctgaaaaactatttatatgTGCTTTTTCACTTTTAGCTATGGTAATTATCCAtgacaaaaattcaatttctttagtTGATGCCTAGAGGAGTTCAGTTCGGTCAACCGAACCAAATTTTCGATTAACCGAAAATTTGATTCaccattttcaaaaataaaaaatcgaacactatttggtaatttttgattttttaatcgaaaaaactaattttttaaatatataaatattttagtatttttcaattttatccaaaaatacatgtaccaaaatatcaaaataccaaaaaataaaatgtataatgaaaagaatatttacgaatacaattcaaaatttcaaataaaaagaaaagaacactGTAAAAAtccattcatttaatttaaattcaaatttaatagtaCGACTATAGTATTCAATATccaaataatacatatagcaaattgaattgaagTCCATCGAGCATCGACCATCAACTTACAtcgaaggaaaaaaaaattataaaacaaacgACAAATGAAACTATAAAAGTGCATGAAAAAGACACTACTTATGACTTACGTGATACACAACATCATAACCCGATAATGGTATGAGAATGTGACTATATGTATGAAAGATTGCGTGGTATGGTCCGGGAATGCGCAAGCGAAGCGGTAGAATGAAAACgcataataattgaaattaaagcATAAAATAACGCATCCAAAGGGTAAAACCTTCTGGGCGTTCAATGtatagagaaataaaataaacatatacaGGGTTGAGGTAAATATGCATAAACCGAAAATAACAAGAAAGTAGAAATACAATACCTTCGTTTTTCTATTATTCGGTTGAAAGGTTGttcacttgaggctccaacacaggaaccctctaatttgtccacactactggaatcaaaattacaatgctctctttgctagaagagaacaagagaaaaaagttCTCCAAGAGCAAGAGAGAGGGGACGACAGAGAGGAGAGTGTAGGAAGGAGagagtttttgtttttgttgtatattgtataataataattcccttaaataaaattatacacaatataatatatatatatatataacttgtatAGATGTACATGAATATGTTTAGATACATTCaatcatctatatatatgtcttcttaatttcaataaagaaatgactaaaattgcacttttcaaaatacaatttgctagtcaattattttcttccataCAATTTTTCAATGGGCTCAAAAGGGGTGGGTTGGCCGatttttatgctaaaaaatacaagtccaatgaatttttatttaaatttaattttaataaaaatccatccaATTGAGCCCAATATGTATtatatccaattaaatacataaaccctcattgtctttattaattaataaggtccaacttattatataacaaggacaaacccaatataaattaattccattaatttatccttgggcgtTCCGTCCAATGAAGCTCtcatttgtaagtaatctaattacttgtggaattaatttcaatttaattcctcGTTCTTTCTCTGTAATTTATGTGTGACtatttaggttcacctttcagcttgACTTGGGTTAGTGTCTAacactaatattaattaaatttaatttaattgataattcttCATTAACACTTAAtaaagaaagcccgtcactatgggtggccgtctaggaATGGTCCATGGTACTAGACACTAGGTGA
The nucleotide sequence above comes from Sesamum indicum cultivar Zhongzhi No. 13 linkage group LG11, S_indicum_v1.0, whole genome shotgun sequence. Encoded proteins:
- the LOC105173362 gene encoding FT-interacting protein 1-like; this translates as MKLVVEVIDAHGLVPKDGAGSASPYVEVDFDNQLSRTKTIPRNLNPIWNQKLLFDFDITKNYHHQHIEVSVYHERRPVAGRNFIGRVRISCSNVVRKGDDIYQRFQLESKSLFSFVRGEIGLKIYISPEPEPNSLLNLAQPPPVHSRPPKVTDTVPTSPPSQASLADDSIKSIENNGNSELPLVESDSNQTEADSRSDIPTQESTSEIEETAEIRPETIHHVHKSQVLHQQGFLLGKRAEGVQLTMQRPISLQARASNEDDFEVKEANPQLGEHWPNGGRGWMSGERMTNTFDLVEQAFYLYVRVVKAKDLPPSSITASCDPYVEVKLGNYKGRTRHLDRKTNPEWNQVFAFSKERIQSSVLEVFVKDKEMVGRDDYLGWVVFDLNEVPTRVPPDSPLAPQWYRLEDRRGDGKVRGEIMVAVWMGTQADEAFTDAWHADAASVYGEGVFNVRSKVYISPKLWYLRVNVIEAQDIIPNDRSRLPEVFVKVQVGNQVLRTGICPARTANPLWNEDLVFVAAEPFEEQLVLTVEDQVHPSKDEVLGRISLPLTVFEKRLDHRPLHSRWFNLEKFGFGMLEADRRKELKFSSRIHLRVCLEGGYHVMDESTMYISDQRPTAKQLWKPPVGVLEVGILGAQGLLPMKMKDGRGSTDAYCVAKYGQKWVRTRTILDNFSPKWNEQYTWEVYDPCTVLTLGVFDNCHLGTEKPGAGAARDLRIGKVRIRLSTLEAHRVYTHSYPLLVLHPSGLKKMGELQLAVRFTTLSLAHMIYLYGRPLLPKMHYLHPFTVNQLDSLRYQAMSIVAARLGRAEPPLRKEVVEYMLDVDSHMWSMRRSKANFFRIMSLLSGMVSVNRWFNDVCNWKNPITSVLVHVLFLILLWYPELILPTFFLYAFLIGLWNYRYRPRHPPHMDTKLSWAEAVHPDELDEEFDTFPTSRQQDVVRMRYDRLRSIAGRIQTVAGDIATQGERLQSLLSWRDPRATSLFILFCVCAAVVLYVTPIHVVILVAGLYVLRHPRFRSKLPSVPSNFFRRLTARTDCML